The Roseofilum casamattae BLCC-M143 genome includes the window TACCGGCAGAAGGTCTTGAAGCTCTAAAAACCGAGATCGATCGCGCCTGGAGTCCAGGTCACCAAGTTATTATCAGTCCAATTATTTTCAATACTCAGCAAGACCCCATGCTGTATTTACTTCGAGTCAATCGCGATCGCCAGCTCGCTATTGCAGCCCTGAGTACGGACTATATTCAACAAGTGCAACAAGCAATTTCATTCGGCCAGCTCGGTCATGCTGCCATTGTAGATCAAACCGGGAAGGCGATCGCTCATCCCTCTCAAGCCTGGCAAAGCAGCGCCAAAGATATGAGCAAATTAAAACCCGTACAACTGATGCTAAAGAGGCAAACTGGAGTGGTGCAGTTTTATTCTCCAGCCCTCAAAGAAGATATGGTTGCCGGATATTCTTTCGTCCCAGAAACCGGTTGGGGAGTCATGATTCCTCAACCCTACAGCGAGTTGCAAGATAAGGTTCGCGAAACTCAAGCCATAGCCATTTCCATTTCCGCAATTGGTTTAATATCAGCCCTTTTTATCGCTTGGAAACTAACAGTTTATTTGTTAAATCCAATCAAGTTAGTTGTTAAATCATCGCGAGTATTAGCAACAGAAGATAGAGCAATTTTCCTGGAAATAAAACATCAGAGGATTAAAGAGATCGACCAGTTGATCCAAGGTTTTAATGCGATGGCAGAAGAGGTATATCTGGTGCGTTCGACATTAGAAAATAGAGTTTACGAGCGAACCAAAGAGTTGCATAAAGAAATAGAGGAACGCAAGAAACTAGAAAAAAAGCTATTGAAAATGGCGACTCATGATGTCTTGACTGGTTTACCAAACCGTCGATTATTAACTGAAAAAGTTGAATGTGCTATTGCCTTATCTAAAATTTCGCAAAAATCTATAGCTCTTTTATTTCTAGATCTCGATGGATTTAAACAAGTGAATGATGTCCACGGTCATCAAGTTGGCGATCGCTTGCTAGTGGAAATCTCTGAGCGCTTGCGCGGTATTACCGAAAAATATTTATCGATACCCAATTTAGTCTTTCGCTTAGGAGGAGATGAATTTGTCATTTTAGTTAAACAAGTGCAGAACGCCGAGCAAGTACAGCAACTGGCAGAAGCTCTCCTAAATACACTACAGATACCCATCATTATTAATGGTTACGAAATTCCGATTGGTGGGAGTATTGGCATTAAAATCAGTCAAGCTTTAGAGCAGGCTAACATCGATCGCATTTTATCCAATGCAGATGCCGCCATGTATCAAGCGAAAAAGATAGGGAACTGTATCGTTTCCTATGACGATTTATAGCCAAATGCAGTTAACTGAGAGATCTGAGAAACCGGGTTTCTGATTGACTTCAAGAGAGAATTTTCATCGGTGGAGAAACCCGGTTTCTACTTTTGTCCTTAAGCAGAGACAATGTTTGTCGAACTGACAGCACTCATTTGTCCCGCATCGACGAGAGCTTGATAGATCGTGGCTGCAGTTTCCGCGCGGGTGGCATCATCATTCGGTCGCAGTCGATCCACATTGGGATGATTCACAACTAAGAGCTTTTGCAATGCTCTCGCGATCGCGCCTTCCGCATAACTCGGAATTTGGTCGCGGTCTTGCAAGACGTTCAACTCGCTGGCATCTGCCGTACCCAAATCCAATCCATTCACGAGAGAGACCAACAGATCGGAACGCTTCACATTGGATCCCGGACTAAACTTATTGTCCGATACCCCAGATAAAAAGCCTGCCCGATAAGCTTGTTGAATTGCCGAAGCCGCCCAAAATCCAGATTCAACATCGCTAAACACCACGGCATCGCGCTTGGGAGCAGGATCGAAGACTTTCACCAGCAACGCGGCATATTCCGCGCGCGTAATGGGAGCATCGGGACGGAAACTACCATCTTGAAATCCGCTCATGAAATTATTATCCACCAGTTCGGTGACAAAGGGTCGGGCCCAATGGTTAGCCAGATCGGCTAATGGAGTGGTATTTCCCTGAGGGGCAATAGTTCCGGGAACAATATAGCGAGAATCAATCGGTTGCGCTTCTCCTGTAGCGACCAAAGATTGATATAAGATCGCCGCAATTTCAGCCCGAGTAATATCCCGTCGCGGATTGAGCAATCCGAGGTCGGGATAATTGACGATAACGCCGCGCGCCGTTGCTGTGGCTAACTTCAGGGTTGCATAGCTGGGAATTTGGTTGCGATCGCGAAACGCCTGCAAAGCACTGCTATCTCCCCCAGTTAACTCCAATCCACTCATCAGAGCCACCACAGCCTCCGTGCGGGTTAAATTGCGGCTGGGGCGGAACGTGCCATCGGGATAGCCGGATAAAAAGCCCATTTGCGAGGTTTTTGCGATCGCCGCAGCCCCCCAAAAACGGCTGGAAATATCGACAAATCGCAGGGCAGGACGTTTTAGAGGTAAATTGAATGCTTTGGCTAACAGAGCCGCATATTCAGCCCGCGTGAGACTATTGTTCGGACGAAATGTACCATCCGGAAACCCGCTAATAATCCCTCGATTTACTAAGGTTTCAATAAATTCTTGCGCCCAGTGTCCGGACACATCTCGCAGTTGTACGGGAGTTGGAGTCGGTGTCGGTGTCGGAGCGGGAGTTGGTGTTGGTGTCGGAGTGGGAACCGGTGTGGGGGTTGGAGTGGGAGCAGGAGTTGGCGTCGGAGCGGGTGTGGGGGTTGGGGTTGGAGCGGGTGTCGGAGTTGGAGTCGGGGTTGGAGTGGGAGCGGGTGTTGGCGTCGGAGGTGGGGTAATTACCTCACTAGCAATAAAATCAATTAATCCTCTGACTCGATTCGGATTCAGTTGATTGCCTGCTGAAATTAAGGTCGTTGTAGTGGCATTTTGCAGGTCATATTCTCCATTACCTTGAAACGTATTTCCCCCAGGATCTTGAGCGCTACCGAGATCGGGAACCGATTGTGAAATCACTGTCAGGCCGTCTTCGGTATTATTCTCAATCGTATTCTGGCGCAAAACCGGGCGCGATCGATTCGAGGCAACAATCCCCGCTCGGTTGCTCCGAATTGTATTACTAATAATTACTGGCGCTGCATCATCGCTGACGGCAATACCATAACCGGTTTGCTCGCAGACATTGTTGCGAATTTCTCCCTTGGAAGTTTTGGCCATAGAAATTCCATTAGCATCATTCAAACGGAATACATTGGCCTCAATTCTGGGGTTGGCGCTTCCGGTGGCAAACACTCCTTCGCGTTTGGAACGAGTAAAGGTATTATTTGCAATTAACGGAGCAGCCGATTCCACCCAAACCGCCGTTCCTCGCGATAGAGGATTGGTGACTGTAACGCCGCGTAACTGAGCATTGGTATTCAGCCGCATCGTCACATTTTGTCCGGCAAAGGTAGGGCTAATGTAACTGCCACCGCCATCAATAGTAATATCTTGACCTTTATTTGCTTCATTCCCCAAAACAATGACCCCAGAAGGAACGGTCAGGGGAAAGCTTTCTCCACTGGTGCTATTGTAGGTTCCGGAAGATAATTGCACCGTGTCCGACGGCCCCGCACTCTGCAAGGCTCGACTGATGGTTTTGTACGGAGAAGTCGAAGTACCAGTATTGGAATCATTACCCGTAGCGGGATTGACATGAAGGATGCTCATAAACGTAGATATCGGCCTTGACAGTACCAGCTAGTCTAGCTTGCCATGGAGGAGGTGAAGATCGCCACGGTATGAGGATACTTATTGGTGGAATGAGAGCATCGGTACGGGGAGCCGAGCATCTATCATTTTGGCTCGGATGAAGGCGATCGCGTTCTGTTTGATGCGATCGCCTAGTTCGATCTTCGCGGTACAATGAGGCTCGATCGTAAGTTGAGCAGGCTGCGCAATCGAGACTGATTCGCGATCGACGTTTAACCTAAACTTCTAAATCTCAACATCGAACATGGTCATCACCGTCATTTGCATCAACCTCGGCATTTCCCTCCTCTGCTGGTGGGTTGCCTGGCGCATTCACCGACTTACCCGACGGTTAACGCGCATTACTGCCGTGCTCAACCGAGTGGAACAGCGCACCCATCGTCTGTTGTTTCCAGCCCCAGATATCCTGATTCGCGGGCAGCGCGGTACTCGAGTGTTGCGGGACAAGTATGCCCTGCTTGCCCGGCAATGGGAGCAAGCCGAACAGTTATTGGCAATTCTCAGTGGGTTATTTGGAATTTGGCAGCGGCGCTCTAGACATCAGCGCTAGTTTCGGTAAGATATGGGGTAAGTTAACTCCATTTTTAATCAAAAGTTTCGAGAGTTGAGATCGATCTCAATCCTCGATCGTTAAAATTACCGTATACCGCAAGAGAGGAAGGCGCCAAGATATGTCTCAAAATAACTCCGGACAGTGGATTGGAGGCCTGTTATTGGGGGCTGTAGTCGGAACCGTTACTGGAATTTTGATCGCGCCTCGCAGCGGACAACAAACGCGCAAGTTATTGAAAAAATCGGCAGCCGCTCTGCCGGAATTAGCGGAAGATTTATCCAGCAGTATTCAGTTTCAGGCAGACCGTTTATCTGAGTCTACCAAAGATAATTGGGACGGAACCCTAACTCGACTGCGAGAGGCGATCGCCGCTGGAGTTGAAGCGGGATTGCGCGATCGGGCAGACTGGCAAGAATCAATGGATGCTCGGGGCGATCGCGCAGCAGATGCTCCCGGCGATCGCGAATTCACTGCCGACGACCTCGATTCTGCCGAATCTTCATCTCATTACAATTCTCTCGATCTATAATCCTAATAGTCTTTACCCAAAGATTGAAACACTAGAGTAAGCTATCCTCAAAACTATTTATATTCGTGATTGACCCCCTGTTCTGGTTAGGAGTATCGATTTTTCTGGTTGCCGTGAGTTTAACGGCGGTCTTAGTCGCGGTGGTTCCAGCGGTGAAAGAGTTGGCTCGCGCCGCTCGTTCGGCAGAAAAACTTTTCGATACTCTCAGTCGGGAACTCCCACCCACTCTAGAGTCAATTCGACTCACTGGAATGGAAATTAGCGACCTAACAGATGATGTTTCGCAAGGGGTACAACAAGCCTCTCATGTGGCCAAACAAATCGATCGGAGTTTAGAAGGTGCTCGCGAAGGAGCAAAGGGAGTACAGATGACCACTCGCAGTTTAGTGACTGGAGTGCGCGCGGGGTGGAAGCATTTAGTGCGATCGAAAAAGTTACCTCCCCAGAGTACAGGAGAGAGTTTGACATCTGTACCCTATTCTTCTAATTCGTTGAGCGACGGGCAACCCTACGAACCCAATGCTCGACGTCGAGCTTCTCATCCTGCCAGATTGCCGGCTGCGGAAGAGCCTACCCCGAAGCAGTAAGGTATGATACTCAGGAATGCCAAATAGACTGTTTATCGCAGCCATCTTGTTTCAACTTGTGGAAAAATTCTTGTGGGCGACTTTACCTATTTTTATCTCTAAAGTGAGAGATAGCGATCGCAAACTTAAGAGATATCGATCGCACTATAGATGCAATTCGATTGTCTATAATCGTCACAGATAAGTAAGTTACTGCACGATCCTGGTAACTGGCTAAGTCGCGTTCCTATGTTTCACAGAACTTACTGTAAACAAAATAATTCGGAGAAGTTTATGAACGAGCGTCGCCACAAATCTTATTCCATTCGCGTTGAAGCTGCTGAATTGGCCAAAAATCGCCCCCATCCACCTCATAAAGCGAATGGGGACGAAAAAGAGTATTCAGGCGATCGGTATTTCATGTCCTTTACCAAAGGTTTAATCCATAACCCCAACACGGGATTGCTAGAA containing:
- a CDS encoding diguanylate cyclase domain-containing protein, whose translation is MTISPGQPKQRFTVGLQCLLICFFVCVATIPILFLGTWVQNNAIQAELQSVEEKHLLLAENISGALSRYATDLEAVFIKTSELDTDIYSADTQNLLSSFNVKMVVSLRKATFIYHMGSEVFLPAEGLEALKTEIDRAWSPGHQVIISPIIFNTQQDPMLYLLRVNRDRQLAIAALSTDYIQQVQQAISFGQLGHAAIVDQTGKAIAHPSQAWQSSAKDMSKLKPVQLMLKRQTGVVQFYSPALKEDMVAGYSFVPETGWGVMIPQPYSELQDKVRETQAIAISISAIGLISALFIAWKLTVYLLNPIKLVVKSSRVLATEDRAIFLEIKHQRIKEIDQLIQGFNAMAEEVYLVRSTLENRVYERTKELHKEIEERKKLEKKLLKMATHDVLTGLPNRRLLTEKVECAIALSKISQKSIALLFLDLDGFKQVNDVHGHQVGDRLLVEISERLRGITEKYLSIPNLVFRLGGDEFVILVKQVQNAEQVQQLAEALLNTLQIPIIINGYEIPIGGSIGIKISQALEQANIDRILSNADAAMYQAKKIGNCIVSYDDL
- a CDS encoding S-layer homology domain-containing protein, encoding MSILHVNPATGNDSNTGTSTSPYKTISRALQSAGPSDTVQLSSGTYNSTSGESFPLTVPSGVIVLGNEANKGQDITIDGGGSYISPTFAGQNVTMRLNTNAQLRGVTVTNPLSRGTAVWVESAAPLIANNTFTRSKREGVFATGSANPRIEANVFRLNDANGISMAKTSKGEIRNNVCEQTGYGIAVSDDAAPVIISNTIRSNRAGIVASNRSRPVLRQNTIENNTEDGLTVISQSVPDLGSAQDPGGNTFQGNGEYDLQNATTTTLISAGNQLNPNRVRGLIDFIASEVITPPPTPTPAPTPTPTPTPTPAPTPTPTPAPTPTPAPTPTPTPVPTPTPTPTPAPTPTPTPTPVQLRDVSGHWAQEFIETLVNRGIISGFPDGTFRPNNSLTRAEYAALLAKAFNLPLKRPALRFVDISSRFWGAAAIAKTSQMGFLSGYPDGTFRPSRNLTRTEAVVALMSGLELTGGDSSALQAFRDRNQIPSYATLKLATATARGVIVNYPDLGLLNPRRDITRAEIAAILYQSLVATGEAQPIDSRYIVPGTIAPQGNTTPLADLANHWARPFVTELVDNNFMSGFQDGSFRPDAPITRAEYAALLVKVFDPAPKRDAVVFSDVESGFWAASAIQQAYRAGFLSGVSDNKFSPGSNVKRSDLLVSLVNGLDLGTADASELNVLQDRDQIPSYAEGAIARALQKLLVVNHPNVDRLRPNDDATRAETAATIYQALVDAGQMSAVSSTNIVSA
- a CDS encoding YtxH domain-containing protein; amino-acid sequence: MSQNNSGQWIGGLLLGAVVGTVTGILIAPRSGQQTRKLLKKSAAALPELAEDLSSSIQFQADRLSESTKDNWDGTLTRLREAIAAGVEAGLRDRADWQESMDARGDRAADAPGDREFTADDLDSAESSSHYNSLDL